One Paralichthys olivaceus isolate ysfri-2021 chromosome 8, ASM2471397v2, whole genome shotgun sequence genomic region harbors:
- the exosc9 gene encoding exosome complex component RRP45, translated as MKDTPLSNCERDFLLRAIQEKKRLDGRQTYDYRKIKITFGTDYGCCFVDLGKTRVMAQVSCELVAPKENRPNEGIMFFNIELSPMASPAFEQGRQSELSVKLNRQLERCLRNSKCIDTESLCVVSGEKVWQIRVDVHLLNHDGNLMDAASIAAISALCHFRRPDVSIQGDEVTVYSQEERDPIPLSIYHMPISVSFSFFQQGTYLLVDPCEREERVMDGLLMIAMNKHREICSIQSSGGIMLLKDQVMRCSKIASVKVSEITELIGKALENDKKARKAGGRCGFAESIPLERITALKMEETPMEMMDVTERANDIVQKAEVPPQMVPSQVVPVPGVGQVGQGLQNTWGLEEEEEEGEEEENESEGSDNSAEEQEGKVSQMEEGKYEKEQLKAGDVVEISDSEEEEVVILHPETRDQAPKNTESSLRQKGAASIKKRQ; from the exons ATGAAGGACACTCCTCTGTCCAACTGTGAGCGGGACTTCCTGCTAAGAGCcatccaggagaagaag CGCCTGGATGGACGACAGACCTACGACTACAGAAAGATAAAGATCACGTTTGGCACAGACTATGGATGCTGCTTTGTGGATCTGGGAAAAACCAG GGTCATGGCTCAGGTGTCCTGTGAGCTGGTGGCTCCAAAAGAGAATCGACCAAATGAGGGAATCATGTTCTTCAACATTGAGCTGTCACCCATGGCCTCACCAGCGTTTGAACAGGGCAG aCAGTCAGAGTTATCAGTGAAGCTGAACAGACAGCTGGAGAGATGCCTGAGGAACTCCAAGTGCATTGATACTGAGTCCCTGTGTGTGGTGTCTGGAGAAAAG gTGTGGCAGATCCGAGTGGACGTTCACCTGTTGAATCATGATGGGAACCTGATGGACGCTGCCAGCATTGCAGCCATCAGTGCTCTGTGCCACTTCAGACGCCCTGATGTCAGCATCCAGGGAGATGAAGTCACTGTG TACAGTcaagaggagagagaccctATCCCTCTGAGTATCTACCACATGCCCATCAGTGTCAGCTTCTCCTTCTTCCAGCAAGG AACTTATTTGCTGGTGGACCCCTGTGAGCGAGAGGAGCGGGTGATGGATGGCTTACTGATGATCGCtatgaacaaacacagagaaatctGCTCCATCCAGTCCAGCGGGGGCATCATGCTGCTAAAGGACCAG GTCATGAGATGCAGTAAAATCGCCAGCGTCAAGGTGTCTGAAATCACAGAGCTCATCGGCAAAGCCCTGGAAAATGACAAGAAAGCCAG GAAGGCGGGTGGCAGGTGTGGTTTTGCAGAGTCTATTCCTCTGGAGCGAATCACAGCTTTGAAAATGGAGGAGACTCCAATGGAAATGATGGACGTGACAGAGAGGGCAAATGACATCGTCCAGAAAGCTGAGGTCCCACCTCAGAT GGTACCATCCCAGGTGGTGCCAGTCCCAGGTGTGGGGCAGGTGGGGCAGGGGCTGCAGAACACCTGGGgcctggaggaagaggaggaggaaggggaggaggaggagaatgaaagTGAGGGAAGTGACAACAGTGCCGAAGAACAGGAGGGAAAAGTATCACAGATGGAAGAGGGAAAGTATGAAAAAGAACAGCTCAAAGCAG GAGATGTGGTTGAAATATCTGACAgcgaagaggaggaagtggtcATTCTTCATCCAGAGACACGTGACCAAGCTCCTAA aaatacaGAATCCAGTTTGCGTCAGAAAGGGGCAGCATCAATCAAGAAAAgacaataa